In one window of Corallococcus macrosporus DNA:
- a CDS encoding zinc-dependent alcohol dehydrogenase family protein, which translates to MRGIVMAAPGDVRVEEREDPKIIKPTDAIIRLTATCICGSDLWPYRGVEPVNHTPMGHEYVGVVEEIGDEVKTLKVGDFVVGSFVISDNTCEICQAGYQSRCVHAEFVSQTIGTQAERARIPFADGTLVATPGHPAPDLIPSLLAASDVLGTGWFAAVAAEAGPGKTVAVVGDGAVGLMGVLAARQLGAERIIAMSRHADRQALAREYGATDIVEARGDEGVARIKQLTNGLGAHSVIEAVGTHESMMQAIRATRPGGHVGFVGVAHEGVSLPADELFFSEVHLHGGPAPVRRFLPHLIQLIWDRKINPGKVFDLTLPLAEASEGYKAMHERRAIKVLLSL; encoded by the coding sequence ATGCGTGGAATCGTGATGGCAGCGCCCGGCGACGTTCGCGTCGAGGAGCGCGAGGACCCGAAGATCATCAAGCCGACCGATGCGATCATCCGGCTCACGGCGACCTGCATCTGCGGGTCGGACCTATGGCCCTACCGGGGCGTCGAGCCTGTCAACCACACGCCGATGGGCCATGAGTACGTCGGCGTCGTCGAGGAGATCGGCGACGAGGTGAAGACCCTCAAGGTCGGCGACTTCGTCGTCGGGTCGTTCGTCATCTCGGACAACACCTGCGAGATCTGCCAGGCCGGGTATCAATCCCGCTGCGTGCACGCTGAGTTCGTCTCGCAGACGATTGGCACCCAGGCCGAGAGGGCCCGCATCCCCTTCGCCGACGGGACCCTCGTGGCCACGCCCGGGCATCCCGCTCCGGACCTGATCCCGTCGCTGCTCGCCGCATCCGACGTGCTCGGCACGGGCTGGTTCGCCGCGGTCGCCGCCGAGGCAGGCCCCGGCAAGACGGTCGCGGTCGTCGGTGACGGCGCGGTCGGGCTGATGGGCGTCCTGGCTGCCAGACAGCTCGGCGCCGAGCGGATCATCGCCATGTCCCGTCACGCCGACAGGCAGGCACTGGCCCGCGAGTACGGCGCAACGGACATCGTCGAAGCGCGCGGCGACGAGGGCGTGGCGAGGATCAAGCAACTGACGAACGGGCTCGGCGCGCACAGCGTGATCGAGGCGGTCGGCACCCACGAATCGATGATGCAGGCCATCCGCGCCACCCGGCCCGGCGGGCACGTCGGCTTCGTCGGCGTCGCCCACGAGGGAGTCTCCCTCCCCGCGGACGAGCTGTTCTTCTCCGAAGTGCACCTGCACGGAGGCCCGGCCCCGGTGCGCCGGTTCCTGCCCCACCTCATCCAGCTCATCTGGGACCGGAAGATCAACCCGGGCAAGGTCTTCGACCTCACCCTGCCACTGGCCGAGGCGAGCGAGGGCTACAAGGCGATGCACGAGCGCCGCGCCATCAAGGTGCTGCTCTCGCTCTAG
- a CDS encoding alpha/beta hydrolase — MKQRLLGALLLGSLAAPGAWAASPASVARPTPGLASGDTSNGADNFYTSDKVTVQKVVFKNQFKMKVAGNLFVPKGLKRGAKTPAIVVGHPMGAIKEQSANLYATKLAEQGFVTLSLDLSFWGDSEGQPRNVVAPDVYAEDFSAAVDFLRTQPVVDRERIGVLGICGSGSFVISAAKIDPRIKAVATVSMYDMGAASRNGLKHSVTLEQRKKFLEEAALQRDVEFAGGETKYTSGTPEALTDSSTVIDREFYDFYRTARGHRPNTTTHPTLSSNTRFMNFYPFTDIETISPRPMLFIAGENAHSREFSDEAYRLAGEPKELVIVPGAGHVDLYDRVGLIPFDKLTTFFQTNLK, encoded by the coding sequence ATGAAACAGCGTTTGCTTGGAGCATTGCTGCTCGGTTCACTCGCCGCACCGGGAGCCTGGGCCGCGTCCCCGGCCTCCGTGGCGCGTCCCACGCCAGGCCTTGCGTCTGGAGACACATCCAACGGCGCGGACAACTTCTACACGAGCGACAAGGTCACGGTTCAGAAGGTCGTCTTCAAGAACCAGTTCAAGATGAAGGTCGCCGGGAACCTGTTCGTTCCCAAGGGCCTGAAGCGCGGCGCGAAGACTCCGGCCATCGTCGTCGGGCACCCCATGGGCGCGATCAAGGAGCAGAGCGCGAACCTGTACGCCACGAAGCTGGCGGAGCAGGGCTTCGTCACCCTGTCCCTGGACCTGTCCTTCTGGGGCGACAGTGAAGGCCAGCCCCGCAACGTGGTCGCGCCGGACGTCTACGCGGAGGACTTCAGCGCCGCGGTGGATTTCCTGCGCACCCAGCCGGTGGTCGACAGGGAGCGGATTGGCGTCCTCGGGATCTGCGGTAGCGGGAGCTTCGTCATCAGCGCGGCGAAGATCGATCCGCGCATCAAGGCTGTCGCGACCGTCAGCATGTATGACATGGGCGCCGCCAGCCGGAACGGGCTCAAGCACTCGGTGACCCTCGAGCAGCGGAAGAAGTTCCTCGAGGAGGCCGCGTTGCAGCGCGACGTGGAGTTCGCGGGGGGCGAGACGAAATACACGAGCGGCACGCCCGAAGCGCTGACGGACTCGTCCACGGTGATTGACCGTGAGTTCTACGACTTCTACCGCACCGCGCGCGGACACCGTCCGAACACCACGACGCATCCGACGCTCAGCAGCAACACGCGGTTCATGAACTTCTACCCGTTCACGGACATCGAGACGATCTCTCCCCGGCCGATGCTCTTCATCGCGGGAGAGAACGCCCACTCCCGGGAGTTCAGCGACGAGGCCTACCGGCTCGCCGGTGAGCCCAAGGAACTGGTCATCGTGCCGGGCGCGGGTCACGTGGACCTCTACGACCGTGTCGGCCTCATCCCCTTCGACAAGCTGACCACGTTCTTCCAGACGAACCTGAAGTGA
- a CDS encoding RNA polymerase sigma factor, which produces MPSDEALYEALLGGDLKAFDALYARYERHLFGFIRKHLQDAHEAEDVLHETFLAVLRDRAGGRAARSFRAWLFQVSRNLCLNRHRSAHRATRALKKEADSPEEPIPGPEHALEHQQARDALREAVARLPLELGELYALRTQGMSYEEMATVLGLPLGTVKSRMHQMMKQLREEMHP; this is translated from the coding sequence ATGCCATCGGACGAGGCACTCTACGAAGCCTTGCTGGGCGGAGACCTCAAGGCCTTCGATGCGCTCTACGCGCGCTACGAGCGGCACCTCTTCGGGTTCATCCGCAAGCACCTCCAGGATGCCCACGAGGCCGAAGACGTCCTTCACGAGACGTTCCTGGCCGTCCTCCGCGACCGGGCCGGAGGCCGTGCCGCGCGAAGCTTCCGGGCGTGGCTCTTCCAGGTCTCGCGCAACCTCTGTCTCAACCGCCACCGGTCCGCCCACCGGGCGACCCGGGCCCTGAAGAAGGAAGCCGACTCGCCGGAGGAGCCCATCCCCGGACCCGAGCACGCCCTGGAGCACCAGCAGGCCCGGGATGCGCTGCGCGAGGCCGTGGCCCGGCTGCCCCTGGAGCTGGGCGAACTCTACGCCCTGCGCACCCAGGGCATGTCGTACGAGGAGATGGCCACCGTCCTGGGCCTCCCCCTGGGAACGGTGAAGTCCCGGATGCACCAGATGATGAAACAGCTGCGCGAGGAGATGCACCCATGA
- a CDS encoding MFS transporter: MSIPLAGAPTAPALRATSWGAVFALTLCVSTLVASEFMPVSLLTPIASDLHLSEGRAGQAIAVSGLFAVLTSLFIASAARSVDRRKLLLGLTGLMLASGLVTALAPSFTVLMVGRALIGVVIGGFWSLSAATVMRLVPESSVPRALGLLNGGNALATTIAAPLGSFLGQYIGWRGAFFAVVPLAAITLVWQFLTLPSMPTERAAPPPSTFALLRRPQARWGILAVTLFFMGQFALFTYLRPFLETVTRVGVSALSLILLGMGVAGLVGTYLIGFLVARRLSAVLIAAPVAMAVIAVALVVLGQSVAATAVLLVGWGLIGTAAPVAWWTWLSRTLPRDAEAGGGLMVAAIQLAITAGASLGGMLFDRGGYQSTFVLSAALLGGGALLALRASRDVCVGGAEAPMAPLKTAT, translated from the coding sequence ATGTCCATCCCACTCGCCGGAGCGCCCACGGCGCCGGCCTTGCGCGCCACGTCCTGGGGCGCCGTCTTCGCGCTCACCCTGTGCGTCTCGACGCTCGTCGCGTCCGAGTTCATGCCGGTGAGCCTCCTGACGCCCATCGCGTCGGACCTCCACCTGAGCGAAGGCCGCGCCGGTCAGGCGATTGCCGTGTCCGGCCTCTTCGCCGTGCTGACGAGCCTCTTCATCGCGTCCGCAGCCCGCTCCGTCGACCGCCGGAAGCTGCTCCTCGGGCTCACCGGCCTGATGCTGGCTTCGGGCCTGGTGACCGCCCTGGCGCCGAGCTTCACCGTGCTCATGGTGGGCCGTGCGCTCATCGGCGTCGTCATCGGCGGCTTCTGGTCGCTGTCGGCGGCTACGGTCATGCGGCTGGTCCCTGAGTCCAGCGTGCCGCGTGCGCTCGGCCTGCTGAACGGCGGCAACGCGCTGGCCACCACCATCGCGGCACCGCTCGGCAGCTTCCTGGGCCAGTACATCGGATGGCGGGGCGCTTTCTTCGCGGTCGTCCCGCTCGCGGCCATCACCCTCGTGTGGCAGTTCCTCACCCTGCCTTCGATGCCGACGGAGCGCGCCGCGCCGCCTCCGAGCACGTTCGCCCTCCTCCGGCGTCCCCAGGCGCGCTGGGGCATCCTGGCGGTCACGCTCTTCTTCATGGGCCAGTTCGCCCTCTTCACGTACCTGCGTCCCTTCCTGGAGACGGTCACGCGGGTCGGGGTGTCGGCCCTCTCGTTGATCCTGCTGGGCATGGGCGTCGCGGGGCTCGTGGGCACGTATCTCATTGGCTTCCTGGTGGCCCGGCGGCTGTCCGCGGTGCTCATCGCCGCGCCAGTGGCAATGGCCGTCATCGCGGTCGCGCTCGTCGTCCTCGGCCAGTCCGTCGCGGCGACGGCCGTCCTACTCGTGGGGTGGGGGCTCATCGGTACGGCGGCGCCGGTCGCGTGGTGGACGTGGCTCAGCCGCACGCTGCCGCGCGACGCGGAGGCTGGCGGTGGCCTGATGGTCGCGGCCATCCAGCTCGCCATCACGGCCGGCGCTTCGCTCGGAGGGATGCTGTTCGACCGCGGCGGCTACCAGAGCACCTTCGTGCTGAGCGCCGCGCTGCTCGGAGGAGGGGCCCTCCTGGCCCTCCGCGCGTCAAGGGATGTCTGTGTTGGCGGGGCCGAAGCCCCCATGGCGCCGCTGAAGACAGCCACCTGA
- a CDS encoding LysR family transcriptional regulator has protein sequence MKTALFQQLHVFLAVARLQSFSGAARELGVSTAAVSQSVRQLEEQLGVVLLQRTSRSVSLTDAGRRLVEEAGPGLAQAAAALQGASAQPGEAIGRLKLSVPRAAVPLIIAPVLPSFQARHPRVEVDIVVEQRLIDIVAEGYDAGVRLSETLERDMVQVRLTDAFRFVVVGAPAYLEKHGHPERPEDLLQHHCIVLRSQTTGTPYAWEFERGSKTWRIPVQGSIATNDEMAGVAFAAAGLGLAYALEPSIQEELDSGRLVRVLEDCAPTVPGFFLYYPSRAQRSEPLRLFIEAARALGGGTG, from the coding sequence ATGAAGACCGCTCTCTTCCAACAGCTGCATGTGTTCCTGGCCGTCGCGCGGCTCCAGAGCTTCTCTGGCGCGGCGCGCGAGCTGGGCGTCTCCACGGCGGCCGTGAGCCAGTCCGTCCGGCAGCTGGAGGAGCAGCTGGGCGTGGTCCTGCTCCAACGCACCTCGCGAAGCGTGTCCCTGACGGACGCGGGGCGGCGGCTGGTGGAGGAGGCCGGCCCAGGCCTTGCCCAGGCCGCTGCCGCGCTTCAGGGGGCCTCGGCCCAGCCCGGGGAGGCCATCGGACGGTTGAAGCTGTCCGTGCCGCGAGCGGCGGTGCCGCTGATCATCGCGCCGGTGCTGCCCTCCTTCCAGGCGCGCCATCCCCGCGTGGAGGTGGACATCGTCGTCGAGCAACGCCTCATCGACATCGTCGCGGAGGGCTACGACGCGGGCGTGCGCCTGAGCGAGACCCTTGAGCGCGACATGGTGCAGGTGCGGCTGACGGATGCCTTCCGCTTCGTGGTGGTGGGGGCGCCGGCCTACCTCGAGAAGCACGGCCACCCGGAGCGCCCCGAGGACCTGCTCCAGCACCATTGCATCGTCCTGCGCTCACAGACCACCGGGACGCCCTATGCGTGGGAGTTCGAGCGCGGCAGCAAGACCTGGCGCATCCCGGTGCAGGGCAGCATCGCCACCAACGACGAGATGGCCGGCGTGGCGTTCGCCGCCGCGGGGCTGGGGCTGGCGTATGCCCTGGAGCCCTCCATCCAGGAGGAACTGGACTCCGGACGCCTCGTGCGGGTGCTGGAGGACTGCGCGCCCACCGTGCCCGGGTTCTTCCTCTACTACCCGAGCCGCGCACAGCGTTCGGAGCCCTTGCGTCTGTTCATCGAGGCAGCCCGGGCGCTGGGCGGCGGAACGGGATGA